A stretch of Methanosphaerula palustris E1-9c DNA encodes these proteins:
- a CDS encoding metallophosphoesterase family protein, whose translation MEERPVQARFAHLADLHIGAWRERMLSTLNMTAFAETISACILKRVDFVVIAGDLFDGNLPDLGVVREAVTHLKRLSDHGIRTYLTYGSHDYSPTGTSIIDILASAGLFCRVSPEGDHQTADGEGLRLPFVIDQPTGVKLTGIYGRKNGLEAALYQDLDRTWLEEEEGTKIFLFHSAISELQPVGKAFEEGVPLTLLPRGFAYYAGGHIHTRISVQMDGYGTIAYPGPLLGHQIQDLEALAAGASRGFFLVTLRGGEATSEFIPVHLPDVIVERVDADQKSPAEVTALLEEVQNSLDVAGAIVLLSVKGTLSSGAPHQVGFKEVRQHLEADGALVVKISRSNLRSPDKAEQMITGENRDEIERTIFAKSTATFSPDSKITDGKTRKILEFLTGENGVSTAVRLLAALEEEKREDERKDDFTLRIRRGVEPLLRHQEDR comes from the coding sequence ATGGAAGAGAGACCAGTACAGGCCAGATTCGCTCATCTGGCTGACCTCCATATCGGCGCATGGCGCGAGCGGATGCTCTCAACCCTGAACATGACCGCCTTCGCTGAAACGATCTCGGCCTGTATTCTGAAGAGGGTGGACTTTGTGGTGATCGCCGGGGATCTCTTCGACGGAAACCTTCCCGACCTGGGCGTTGTTCGGGAGGCTGTTACCCATCTAAAGAGGCTCTCAGATCACGGGATTCGGACCTATCTGACCTATGGATCGCATGACTATTCCCCGACCGGCACCTCGATCATCGACATCCTGGCCTCGGCCGGCCTCTTCTGCAGGGTCAGTCCAGAAGGAGACCATCAGACAGCCGACGGAGAGGGACTCCGACTGCCGTTCGTCATCGACCAGCCCACCGGGGTGAAGCTGACCGGGATCTACGGGAGAAAGAACGGCCTGGAGGCGGCCCTCTACCAGGACCTAGACCGCACCTGGCTGGAAGAGGAGGAGGGAACGAAGATCTTCCTCTTCCACTCGGCGATCAGCGAGTTACAACCTGTAGGCAAGGCGTTCGAAGAGGGCGTCCCGCTCACACTCCTTCCCCGCGGGTTCGCCTACTATGCAGGCGGGCACATCCACACCCGCATCTCCGTGCAGATGGACGGTTACGGGACGATCGCCTACCCGGGCCCCCTGCTCGGCCACCAGATCCAAGACCTCGAAGCGCTGGCGGCAGGGGCCAGCCGCGGGTTCTTCCTGGTGACCCTCCGGGGAGGGGAAGCGACCAGCGAGTTCATCCCAGTCCATCTCCCCGATGTGATCGTCGAGCGGGTTGATGCCGACCAGAAGAGCCCGGCTGAGGTGACCGCACTCCTTGAGGAGGTCCAAAACAGCTTGGACGTCGCAGGGGCAATCGTTCTCCTCTCGGTGAAGGGGACGCTCTCCTCCGGCGCCCCGCACCAGGTGGGCTTTAAAGAGGTACGGCAGCACCTTGAGGCTGACGGGGCGCTTGTCGTGAAGATCAGCAGATCGAATCTTCGGTCGCCAGATAAGGCCGAACAGATGATCACCGGTGAGAACCGGGACGAGATCGAGCGGACTATCTTCGCCAAATCCACCGCCACCTTCTCCCCAGACTCCAAGATCACGGATGGAAAGACCAGGAAGATACTGGAGTTCCTGACCGGTGAGAACGGGGTCTCCACCGCCGTCAGACTCCTGGCCGCCCTCGAAGAGGAGAAGCGTGAGGACGAGCGGAAGGACGACTTCACCCTTCGGATCAGGCGTGGTGTCGAGCCCCTCCTCAGACACCAGGAGGACCGCTGA
- a CDS encoding tautomerase family protein, which produces MPVVTIQMAEGRSLDQKRKVAQDITHSIAENFHIDPGMITVMIQELKKENIAKSGVLLSES; this is translated from the coding sequence ATGCCAGTGGTAACGATACAGATGGCAGAGGGGCGGAGCCTCGACCAGAAACGGAAAGTCGCCCAGGATATCACACACTCGATTGCGGAGAACTTCCATATCGACCCCGGGATGATCACCGTCATGATCCAGGAGTTGAAGAAGGAGAACATCGCCAAGAGCGGAGTCCTTCTCAGTGAATCCTGA
- a CDS encoding hemolysin family protein, translating into MAALIEIGIILLLILFNGLFSMAEFAIVSARKIRLSQLAADGDKRAAVALELAEEPNRLLSAVQIGITVISIVSGAYGGAALSGYVAAPLKSIPEVAQYSDLLALVLVVAAITYLTLVFGELVPKRLALTNPEQFAASVAVPMKWFAWVGSPLVSLLSYSTDLVLAMLGAKNSSGSPVTEEEVKLLIREGTQAGVFLEEEQAMVSRILRLSDRRVSGLMTPRPEITAIDLRSPDLEQIALMRASGHSYFPVIDGDLDRIRGMVSVRDLWARMLDGQEATVRGALSEPLYIPESVPALKVPALFRDAGLHLGLVTDEYGSVQGLVTPHDILESIVGVLPSPDQEAEPEIVQRDDGSWLVDGMLPLDQFRDVVPLEDLPLEEKGYYHTIGGLVMMHLERRPQTGDRFTHGDLQFEVVDMDGNRVDKVLVTQVDEADQ; encoded by the coding sequence ATGGCGGCACTCATTGAGATCGGTATCATCCTTCTGCTGATCCTCTTCAACGGCCTCTTCTCGATGGCAGAGTTTGCGATCGTATCAGCCCGCAAGATCAGGCTCTCCCAGCTGGCTGCGGATGGGGATAAGCGGGCTGCAGTGGCCCTGGAACTTGCCGAGGAGCCGAACCGTCTCCTCTCTGCCGTCCAGATCGGAATCACTGTCATCAGTATCGTCTCCGGTGCCTATGGTGGGGCAGCCCTCTCCGGGTACGTGGCGGCACCCCTCAAGTCGATCCCGGAGGTGGCTCAGTACAGCGACCTTCTGGCCCTGGTGTTGGTTGTCGCTGCCATCACCTACTTGACCCTGGTCTTTGGGGAACTGGTCCCAAAAAGGCTCGCCCTCACGAATCCGGAGCAATTTGCGGCGTCGGTCGCGGTCCCGATGAAGTGGTTCGCCTGGGTGGGATCTCCGCTCGTTTCACTCCTCTCGTACTCCACCGATCTCGTGCTGGCAATGCTCGGGGCAAAGAATTCGTCAGGGTCCCCGGTGACTGAGGAGGAGGTGAAGCTCCTGATACGGGAGGGGACACAGGCGGGGGTCTTCCTGGAGGAGGAGCAGGCGATGGTCAGCCGGATTCTCCGTCTTTCAGACCGGCGGGTATCCGGGCTGATGACACCACGACCTGAGATCACGGCGATAGATCTCCGGAGTCCAGATCTGGAGCAGATCGCCCTGATGCGGGCCAGCGGCCACTCGTACTTTCCGGTGATCGACGGTGATCTGGATCGGATCCGGGGGATGGTCTCGGTCCGGGACCTCTGGGCCCGGATGCTCGATGGTCAGGAGGCCACAGTCAGGGGCGCCCTGAGCGAACCACTTTATATCCCTGAGTCAGTGCCAGCGCTGAAGGTGCCGGCCCTCTTCCGGGACGCCGGTCTTCATCTGGGTCTGGTCACCGACGAATATGGATCGGTGCAGGGCCTGGTCACCCCGCACGACATCCTGGAATCGATCGTCGGGGTCCTCCCCTCCCCAGATCAGGAGGCCGAGCCTGAGATCGTTCAGCGGGATGATGGCTCCTGGCTGGTCGACGGGATGCTCCCGCTCGACCAGTTCCGCGATGTCGTGCCGCTTGAGGACCTGCCGCTCGAGGAGAAGGGGTATTACCATACGATCGGCGGACTTGTGATGATGCATCTTGAACGGAGGCCGCAAACCGGGGACCGGTTTACCCATGGGGACTTGCAGTTCGAGGTGGTGGACATGGATGGCAACCGGGTCGACAAGGTGCTGGTCACCCAGGTCGATGAGGCAGATCAGTAG
- the rnhC gene encoding ribonuclease HIII — MSLFQASPPDEFYQEIATRLNAAGIQAGPRRTIAYGFQFQVSTSEWSTLLRVYQKKSGAVTVDYSQVRNSQAEAALKAAIAGREVSTPQTADPSGTLKNLAALPLLIGSDESGKGDYFGPLVVAAVCLDQQGAARLRAAGVTDSKALSDQENLSLASVVRKVAVSISVKVLLPEEYNARYAATARAGGTLNDLLASVHAEAIQRVAAESGCTTVLVDQFAGERVLDDLLAVRYPGLRVVQRPRAEQETPVAAASVLARARFLEDLDLLGMPYNVHLLKGASAGVTKQAAQMVDRYGSGVLRTVAKIHFRTTSKICRDY; from the coding sequence ATGTCCTTATTCCAGGCATCACCCCCTGACGAGTTCTACCAGGAGATCGCAACCAGACTGAATGCAGCCGGGATCCAGGCCGGACCCAGACGGACGATCGCCTACGGGTTCCAGTTCCAGGTCAGCACCAGCGAGTGGTCGACCCTGCTCAGGGTCTACCAGAAGAAGTCCGGGGCGGTCACGGTCGACTACTCGCAGGTAAGAAACAGCCAGGCCGAGGCGGCCCTGAAGGCGGCGATCGCCGGCAGAGAGGTGTCGACTCCGCAGACAGCAGATCCATCCGGTACACTAAAGAACCTGGCCGCCCTTCCGCTGTTGATCGGAAGCGATGAATCGGGCAAAGGGGACTACTTCGGACCGCTGGTCGTGGCTGCCGTCTGCCTGGATCAGCAGGGCGCCGCCAGGCTCAGGGCGGCTGGGGTGACGGACAGCAAGGCGCTCTCCGACCAGGAGAACCTGTCCCTGGCCTCCGTGGTCAGAAAGGTAGCGGTCAGCATCTCGGTGAAGGTTCTCCTCCCAGAGGAGTATAACGCCCGGTATGCGGCCACAGCCAGAGCCGGTGGAACATTGAACGACCTCCTCGCATCGGTCCATGCCGAAGCGATCCAGAGGGTGGCAGCAGAGAGCGGGTGCACCACAGTGCTCGTCGACCAGTTCGCCGGGGAACGGGTACTCGACGATCTGCTCGCCGTCCGGTACCCCGGTCTTCGGGTCGTTCAGCGACCCAGGGCAGAGCAGGAGACTCCAGTAGCGGCGGCCTCGGTGCTGGCCCGGGCACGGTTCCTTGAGGACCTGGACCTGCTCGGCATGCCGTACAACGTCCATCTGTTAAAAGGGGCTTCTGCAGGCGTGACCAAACAGGCTGCGCAGATGGTCGATCGATACGGCTCTGGCGTGCTCCGGACGGTGGCAAAAATTCACTTCCGGACCACTTCAAAGATCTGCAGAGACTACTGA
- a CDS encoding RPA family protein, translating to MTPEKSAPFPRREQRFEREPARRVFAQELRETRYQFKEGTEEKSPTFVLLPTGERCNRVFLVGTMTEKQRQGEQNAFYRARVVDPSGTTFIMAGNYQQEAMLQLAKIETPAFVAVIGKPNIYETPDGTKLISVKAESVTVVDKETRDLWVLDAAAATLNRIDAYGTTPDSKTALEQYTQDPAQFRSMVYNALTQMNI from the coding sequence ATGACCCCAGAGAAGAGTGCACCATTCCCCCGGCGAGAGCAGCGGTTCGAGCGGGAGCCGGCACGGCGGGTCTTTGCACAGGAACTCCGCGAGACCAGGTATCAGTTCAAGGAGGGGACCGAAGAGAAGAGCCCGACCTTCGTGCTCCTCCCGACAGGCGAACGCTGCAACCGGGTCTTCCTGGTCGGGACGATGACCGAAAAGCAGCGGCAGGGCGAACAGAACGCCTTCTACCGGGCACGGGTGGTGGACCCGAGCGGGACCACCTTCATCATGGCTGGCAACTACCAGCAGGAGGCGATGCTCCAACTGGCAAAGATTGAGACTCCGGCCTTCGTCGCCGTCATCGGCAAGCCGAACATCTACGAGACCCCTGACGGAACCAAGCTCATCTCGGTGAAGGCCGAATCGGTGACGGTCGTGGACAAGGAGACGAGGGATCTTTGGGTGCTCGATGCGGCCGCAGCGACGCTGAACCGGATCGATGCCTACGGCACCACCCCCGATTCAAAGACGGCCCTAGAGCAGTACACCCAGGACCCTGCCCAGTTCAGAAGCATGGTCTACAACGCCCTGACCCAGATGAACATCTGA
- a CDS encoding nucleotide-binding protein, whose protein sequence is MDISVIAERISQKIQSKGKNPDQAAIEAKLRRLIEEFGVQPAEAERTVMNELAKEFQLTGVVSMASDLRGLGEVLPGEWVTIEGKVVSLTIPRTPAIGQTGILADSTGAMQFVIWAKAGAPLLDLGEWYKLESAVVDEFRSVPNVKVHSGTTVSHVTHDQPLVPTIIPVQTLHPGVGSVRVKMVQEWEPSHERMLQTGIIGDESGTLKFTIWREEGEGKEKLLPDTVYNIYYAQVDEYNGRLSLNLNSATVIPDEGDIEVGTGGAAFSGALVHISQGSGLVKRCPVEGCNRVLSRQNYCPIHEMQPEFRYDLRIKGVLDDGEKTRNVLMQREVTEQVTGMTLEAAQEMAENNPLGADEVFYHLCNTVMGRYLTCRGREMDQVMLVNQCEPQHLDQTALAALINRAGGEQA, encoded by the coding sequence ATGGATATTTCCGTAATAGCTGAGAGAATCTCCCAGAAGATTCAGTCCAAAGGCAAAAACCCCGACCAGGCAGCGATCGAAGCGAAGCTCCGCCGCCTGATCGAGGAGTTTGGGGTCCAGCCTGCCGAGGCAGAGCGGACCGTGATGAACGAACTCGCCAAGGAGTTTCAGTTGACCGGCGTGGTCAGCATGGCTTCAGACCTCCGTGGCCTGGGTGAGGTGCTTCCAGGTGAGTGGGTCACGATCGAAGGGAAGGTGGTCTCCCTGACCATCCCACGTACCCCTGCGATCGGACAGACCGGGATCCTCGCGGACTCCACCGGGGCGATGCAGTTTGTGATCTGGGCCAAGGCAGGAGCGCCACTCCTCGACTTAGGGGAGTGGTACAAACTCGAATCAGCTGTGGTCGACGAGTTCCGGAGCGTTCCGAATGTGAAGGTTCATTCCGGAACGACCGTCAGCCATGTCACCCATGATCAGCCACTCGTGCCGACGATAATCCCCGTGCAGACCCTCCATCCAGGGGTCGGCAGCGTGCGGGTGAAGATGGTGCAGGAGTGGGAGCCCTCGCATGAACGGATGCTGCAGACCGGGATCATCGGCGACGAGTCCGGGACGCTGAAGTTCACGATATGGCGCGAGGAAGGAGAAGGAAAGGAGAAGCTCCTCCCTGACACCGTCTACAATATCTACTATGCTCAGGTCGACGAGTACAACGGCCGTCTCTCGCTGAACCTGAACAGCGCGACTGTCATCCCTGACGAGGGGGATATCGAGGTCGGAACCGGGGGAGCAGCCTTCTCAGGGGCGCTCGTCCACATCAGCCAAGGTTCCGGGCTGGTCAAGCGCTGTCCGGTAGAGGGGTGCAACCGGGTCCTCTCCAGGCAGAACTACTGCCCAATCCACGAGATGCAGCCGGAGTTCCGGTATGACCTCCGGATCAAGGGTGTGCTCGACGACGGCGAGAAGACCAGGAACGTGCTGATGCAGCGCGAGGTGACCGAACAGGTGACCGGGATGACCCTGGAGGCTGCTCAGGAGATGGCAGAGAACAACCCGCTCGGAGCTGATGAGGTTTTTTATCACCTCTGCAACACCGTGATGGGCAGGTACCTGACCTGCAGAGGCCGGGAGATGGATCAGGTGATGCTGGTCAACCAGTGCGAACCGCAACACCTGGACCAGACAGCCCTGGCTGCGCTGATCAACCGTGCCGGAGGTGAACAGGCATGA
- a CDS encoding DUF1858 domain-containing protein, whose protein sequence is MALTADSTIYDLLQEKPESTAILFKFGMGCVGCSIAKGESIKEAAIAHGIPLDELVAALGISQ, encoded by the coding sequence ATGGCGTTAACAGCTGACAGCACAATCTATGATCTCCTCCAGGAGAAGCCGGAATCGACAGCGATCCTCTTCAAGTTCGGGATGGGCTGCGTAGGGTGCTCGATCGCCAAGGGCGAATCGATCAAGGAAGCGGCGATCGCACATGGCATTCCGCTCGACGAGCTCGTCGCGGCCCTCGGCATCTCCCAGTAA
- a CDS encoding cysteine-rich small domain-containing protein produces the protein MRYYLDDTTLFLRGHFTVAVQHDPALLMTVPLVMIRVTSVEEKDQSRVEELTAARAGMVGPVYTLFSAGMINTAAVARCDQVTAFAHAGPSSVSVVIVSNRAGPGLLAGILETAVAAVDRVLEEAGTPGYRVEVVAATEEETESPARTGQDAQVTAAVIEATGTALLRRSLSLPKDQTALSRPAFSIYSRFGGNHWVTWQPEGCPYYPCHMKGQSCRYCYCPFYPCNDDELGQQVIASSGKTVWNCSECTLVHEPVVADYLQRNPMASLNELKQVHRHLIGQSKT, from the coding sequence ATGAGATATTATCTCGACGATACCACCCTTTTTCTCCGCGGTCATTTCACGGTTGCAGTCCAGCATGATCCAGCCCTGCTGATGACCGTCCCCCTGGTGATGATCAGGGTCACATCCGTAGAAGAGAAGGACCAGAGCCGGGTTGAAGAACTGACTGCAGCCAGAGCCGGGATGGTTGGACCAGTGTACACCCTCTTCTCGGCAGGGATGATCAACACCGCCGCGGTCGCACGCTGTGATCAGGTGACCGCCTTCGCCCATGCTGGGCCGTCATCGGTGAGTGTGGTGATCGTCTCAAATCGGGCCGGACCGGGTCTGCTGGCCGGGATCCTGGAGACTGCCGTAGCCGCAGTCGACAGGGTGCTCGAAGAGGCTGGAACGCCAGGGTACCGGGTGGAGGTGGTGGCGGCCACCGAGGAAGAAACAGAATCTCCGGCCAGGACCGGCCAGGACGCGCAGGTGACGGCTGCGGTCATCGAAGCGACAGGGACAGCGCTTCTTCGGCGCTCGCTCTCCCTACCGAAGGACCAGACCGCCCTGAGCCGGCCGGCCTTCTCGATCTACAGCCGGTTTGGTGGGAACCACTGGGTGACCTGGCAGCCTGAAGGTTGTCCGTACTACCCGTGTCATATGAAGGGGCAGTCCTGCAGGTACTGTTACTGCCCGTTCTACCCCTGTAATGACGATGAACTCGGCCAGCAGGTGATCGCTTCAAGTGGGAAGACGGTCTGGAACTGCAGTGAGTGCACCCTGGTGCACGAGCCGGTGGTCGCCGATTACCTGCAGAGGAATCCGATGGCCTCGCTCAACGAACTCAAACAGGTGCACCGACACCTGATCGGACAATCCAAAACCTGA
- the nrdD gene encoding anaerobic ribonucleoside-triphosphate reductase, with translation MEWSEEQRKLAAKYRKLTDTPLEERRYKCHTCHLIVDESPCPNCGEAHPEIMCPLDHCHCSHEVLAGIEYCPLCGAAVCPDCGSHDVVQISRVTGYLQDVSGWNAGKQQELKDRVHYTIA, from the coding sequence ATGGAATGGAGCGAGGAACAGCGGAAGCTCGCCGCAAAATACCGCAAACTCACCGATACCCCCCTGGAGGAACGGCGGTACAAATGTCACACATGCCATCTGATCGTGGACGAGAGCCCATGCCCGAACTGTGGCGAGGCACACCCAGAGATCATGTGTCCGCTCGACCACTGCCACTGTTCACATGAGGTGCTCGCAGGGATCGAGTACTGTCCACTCTGTGGGGCGGCGGTCTGTCCGGATTGCGGGTCCCACGATGTGGTGCAGATCAGCCGGGTCACCGGCTACCTTCAGGATGTCTCCGGCTGGAATGCAGGAAAACAGCAGGAACTGAAGGACCGGGTCCACTACACCATTGCATGA
- the pyrF gene encoding orotidine-5'-phosphate decarboxylase, which yields MADLILALDLLDPMYAREVAESCAASLDAIKLGYPLILSAGLGVVKDLADLGLPLIADFKVADIPNTNGLIANQVFSAGFDAIICHGFTGRDAVEACVDAAHAYGGECFVVAEMSHPGALSFFSRGVAEQIATLAVECRADGIIAPATRPERIRALRSVVRSRKIYSPGIGTQGGDLRSVLPLVEGVIVGRTIYGAADPAKEAAVMAAIVNDERSS from the coding sequence ATGGCTGATCTGATCCTCGCCCTCGACCTGCTCGACCCGATGTATGCCCGCGAGGTGGCCGAGTCCTGCGCGGCCTCGCTGGACGCCATCAAACTCGGCTACCCACTGATCCTCTCGGCGGGTCTGGGCGTCGTCAAGGACCTCGCCGACCTCGGGTTGCCGCTGATCGCGGACTTCAAGGTGGCCGACATCCCCAACACCAACGGGCTGATCGCCAACCAGGTCTTCTCGGCCGGGTTCGATGCGATCATCTGCCACGGATTCACCGGCAGAGACGCCGTGGAGGCCTGTGTAGACGCGGCCCATGCCTATGGTGGAGAATGTTTCGTGGTGGCGGAGATGTCCCACCCAGGGGCCCTCTCGTTCTTCTCCCGCGGGGTGGCCGAGCAGATCGCAACCCTGGCGGTGGAATGCAGGGCCGACGGGATCATCGCCCCGGCCACCCGACCGGAACGGATCCGGGCCCTCCGCAGTGTGGTCCGATCGAGAAAGATCTACAGCCCCGGCATTGGTACGCAGGGCGGCGACCTTCGTTCGGTGCTCCCGCTGGTCGAAGGGGTGATCGTCGGCAGGACGATCTACGGGGCGGCTGACCCTGCAAAAGAGGCAGCAGTGATGGCAGCGATCGTCAATGATGAACGATCATCCTGA
- a CDS encoding deoxyhypusine synthase, whose translation MKGCNEPVKQAHLTAGMSVGALVAALRGAGAYNGGSLAEAVTIYRRMLEDTETTKFFGLAGAMVPAGMGGIVSDLIRDGHIDLLVSTGANLTHDVIEAIGCHHYHGTADCSDVELLHEEINRIYDVFLPNEAFIHFEEFMQEVYGDLEEGSVISISELLRHIGLHLKTGILAEAARAGIPVYCPALQDSMLGLQYWLFSQTHKVTIDAFKDMPALLDRCFATEKAGAFLIGGGVPKNFILQSMLMTPNGFSYAVQLTGDRPDLGGLSGATLDEARSWGKITEEGQAVTVYADATITFPLIVAATLEEMLHG comes from the coding sequence ATGAAGGGATGCAATGAGCCGGTCAAACAGGCGCACCTCACAGCAGGGATGAGCGTCGGGGCGCTCGTCGCCGCACTGAGAGGGGCTGGGGCGTACAACGGGGGATCGCTGGCGGAAGCGGTGACGATCTATCGCAGGATGCTTGAGGACACCGAGACGACCAAGTTCTTCGGCCTCGCCGGAGCGATGGTCCCGGCAGGGATGGGCGGGATCGTATCGGACCTGATCCGGGACGGGCATATCGACCTGCTCGTCTCCACCGGTGCGAACCTGACCCACGACGTGATCGAGGCGATCGGCTGCCACCACTACCATGGCACGGCCGACTGCTCGGATGTCGAACTCCTCCACGAAGAGATCAACCGTATCTACGATGTCTTCCTCCCAAACGAGGCCTTCATCCACTTCGAGGAGTTCATGCAGGAGGTCTACGGGGATCTCGAGGAGGGCTCGGTGATCTCGATCAGTGAACTCCTGCGGCATATCGGCCTCCACCTGAAGACCGGGATCCTCGCTGAGGCAGCCAGGGCCGGCATTCCGGTCTACTGCCCGGCCCTGCAGGACTCGATGCTCGGGCTGCAGTACTGGCTCTTCTCTCAGACGCACAAGGTCACCATCGACGCCTTTAAGGACATGCCGGCCCTGCTCGACCGCTGTTTTGCGACCGAAAAAGCCGGCGCCTTTCTGATCGGCGGCGGGGTGCCGAAGAACTTCATCCTCCAGTCGATGCTAATGACCCCGAATGGCTTCTCGTACGCGGTCCAGCTGACCGGCGATCGACCCGACCTCGGCGGTCTCTCCGGGGCGACCCTCGACGAGGCCAGGTCCTGGGGTAAGATCACCGAGGAGGGGCAGGCCGTCACCGTCTATGCCGACGCGACGATCACCTTCCCGTTGATCGTGGCCGCAACCCTCGAGGAGATGCTCCATGGCTGA
- a CDS encoding tRNA(Ile)(2)-agmatinylcytidine synthase — protein sequence MIIGIDDTDSREGMCTTYLGAVLISRLKKAGFTVREVRLIRLNPNVKFKTRGNAAIAIEADGDLEEGFALACAAVEELAEFDGVETNPGVAVVAERPDPAFYHQALQDFCTIAEAEAVLETWGARYRGYKNRRGLIGAAAAIASDLPDSTAELLAYRDPSCWGTHRQIDEESFFTAEAATFPQTWDTVDTVNSTVVCVPHTPDPVLFGIRGVSPAWVTLARSYLETELPALEQIYRTNQGTDAHLVEGVIGRLLDGRSYRLDGTVTAVPVTGQGGHVTLLLEGEDGATLPAMAYEPTKGFRDIIRALIPGDQVAVTGSYKGGSLNLEKLQVRTMADAVTRRPPLCAACTRRMTSAGRGQGYKCRHCGEKSAEPEVKMQQRTLACRWYEVPSVARRHLAKPLCRGTGPAPDPCPEQ from the coding sequence ATGATCATCGGGATCGACGACACCGATTCACGGGAGGGGATGTGCACCACCTACCTCGGGGCGGTGCTGATCAGCCGGCTGAAGAAGGCTGGGTTTACGGTCAGAGAGGTCCGGCTGATCCGGCTGAACCCCAACGTCAAGTTCAAGACCAGGGGAAACGCAGCCATCGCCATCGAGGCTGATGGAGATCTGGAGGAGGGGTTCGCACTCGCCTGTGCTGCCGTCGAGGAACTGGCGGAGTTCGATGGGGTCGAGACGAACCCCGGCGTGGCGGTGGTGGCTGAACGGCCCGACCCTGCCTTCTATCACCAGGCACTGCAGGACTTCTGCACGATCGCCGAGGCAGAGGCGGTGCTGGAGACCTGGGGCGCCCGGTACCGGGGCTATAAGAACAGGAGAGGACTGATCGGGGCGGCAGCGGCGATTGCGAGCGACCTCCCCGATTCGACCGCCGAACTGCTCGCCTACCGGGACCCGTCCTGCTGGGGGACCCACCGACAGATCGACGAAGAGTCCTTCTTTACGGCAGAGGCGGCGACCTTCCCGCAGACATGGGACACGGTGGATACGGTGAACAGCACGGTGGTCTGCGTGCCGCACACCCCCGACCCGGTCCTCTTCGGAATCCGGGGGGTCTCACCTGCCTGGGTGACGCTGGCCAGGTCGTACCTGGAGACCGAACTGCCAGCCCTCGAGCAGATCTACCGGACCAACCAGGGAACCGATGCCCACCTGGTCGAAGGGGTGATCGGCAGACTGCTCGACGGGCGGTCGTACCGTCTGGACGGGACCGTCACCGCAGTGCCAGTCACCGGCCAGGGCGGGCATGTGACCCTGCTCCTCGAAGGGGAGGACGGTGCGACCCTGCCGGCAATGGCCTACGAACCAACAAAGGGCTTCCGCGACATCATCCGAGCCCTCATCCCGGGAGACCAGGTGGCGGTGACCGGGAGTTACAAGGGGGGATCACTGAACCTGGAGAAACTGCAGGTCCGGACGATGGCTGACGCAGTGACCCGCCGGCCGCCGCTCTGTGCTGCCTGCACCCGGCGGATGACCAGTGCAGGCCGCGGACAGGGGTACAAGTGCCGGCACTGTGGCGAAAAGAGCGCAGAGCCCGAGGTGAAGATGCAGCAGCGAACCCTCGCCTGCAGATGGTACGAGGTACCTTCGGTGGCTCGCCGGCACCTGGCAAAGCCCCTCTGCAGGGGAACCGGCCCTGCTCCGGACCCCTGCCCTGAACAGTGA